agaagaaggcTGGAGccaaagagaagaaaaggaaagagaagaatACTGGGGACAAGTTGGATAAGAAATACATTGTCGAAGGAATACATACTGCTATGAATGAAGAAGGAACAGAAGAAGACTTGGCgaaacttttgttgttgttcatgtTCTGTACAATATTCTTCATAAACACTGGAGGTATGTATGTCCACTACAAGTATTTGAACTGCCTATAGTCAATCGACACCATTAACAAAGTATCTTGGCCCGATCTCATTCACGAGCATTTAATGCAAAGTGTTAAAGTTGTATACGAGACACCATACTCTATCAATGGTTGCAGCTTCTATTTGCTGGTGAGTATCGTCTTCtatcttttgaatatatttttttcttacgTTAAATGTATCATGCAGtgagtaacatcttatatattatcttttgaatatatttttgtttttgcagtTATGGATTTTTGAGCAAATGAAAGGCATTAACAGGAAAGACAACAGTGATTCATGGCCAAGGTTTGCAAGATGGGACTTGTATAAAGTATCTTGCGAAATTGAGGGGAAGATTGAAACTCTTTCAAGCAGTGAGGTAAAAATCTTGTTGTTATTATAACTGGATGAATCCAGTTACATCTTGTGTTGATGTTGTTtagattcatttttaaaattctaTCCCCTATTataactggatgaaaccagttacatcttatgttataaaatgatgaaacccattATCTACCAAGTTTCATCCTGTGTTATTAGTGGATGAAACCCAGTTACATCATGTGTTGTGATAAATTTTATGTGTTTGCAGGTTGTTGACTTTGTTGGTAGCTGGAGTCAAGAGGAGAAACAACTATGCTtgtttggtgatgaagaagaaaacacagatgaagatgatgtttccaaGTTGAAGAATGAACTAGCTGAGAAGGACAAGATTATCCGTCACTTGAATGACGAGTTGGAAGCAAGGAATACAAAGTTGGAAGCAAAGGAGGATGAGTCTGAAGAAAATGATAAGACAATCTCAGACTTGCAAAGTGAAGTGAAAGCCTTGAAAGCGCAACTCAAGCCTCAACCGGGAACTCAGCAAGGTTCCTCTCAAGAGATGAACAAACCTGTGGAGGAAGCTGACAATATTCCCGAAGCAGAACCTGTAACACCAGTTCCTAGAGCAGAACCTCTAGCACCAGTTCCTGCATCACAAATCAACCAAGAAGAAATTGTCGCAGCAAAACCTCTGGAAGTTATTGGATCGCTTGAGAATAGAGTGAAGAACGTATATAAAAGGGCTAGAAATAACAAGTTTGTATCAGATGATGATGAGCGTGCAGAGAAGAAGCAGAAGGACGATAAGTTGAGGAAGTTAACAAGGAACAACAAGTTGTGGAAAAATTACTTGATGAGCGGAATAAGACAAGCTGAAGAGAAGTTAATAAAGGAGTACTTTGTAACTGGAAAAGTAAGGTACGTATCCGCattcttttgttatttttttttcattctactTTTCTTATTTCTGTAAAAGTACTGCTAAGTTTATACTAAATTATATGAACTTGTTTAAATGCAGCGACTGCGTTTGGAAGTCCAATGGAGGTGTATGTATCAGTGGAGAACACATCCAGCAACATTTTTTCAATCGGCCATTGGTGAACACTATTTTGGAGTTTAAAATCGAAAATGGAGACAATTGTTTCAATATGGCGGTGATACCAAAGGATACTCCAAGTCAATCTTTCTCAGCGCGCTTGCATGGGTAAACATTGTGAATACTACATTTTAAAATGAATGAACTTAGGTCTGCAATTTGTTTTCATATAACTTAATTTTAAGTTAGTGTAGGATGTACCTGGCTTGCATCTGTTGCTTGAAATATAATTCTCTCACTTGTGTAGGATAAAACTGAGTTTCATCTAGCTATTATATATAGGATGTAACTGGGTTTCATATGATACCTgcagaaactggttttcatctagcaTTAATCACAGGATGTAATTGAGTTTCATCAATTTAAAAAATATGGATTAACTGGTTTTGATTCAAATTTGTATTCAGGCTGATGTCATTGCGGGAGATGAGTTGGACGCTGCAAAAGATTGATGTCGAAACGCAACACTTGTTCATCCCAATGATGAATGAGAAAGAACATTTCACATTGCTTCAACTTGACATCCATGGAAGAACTTGGACACATTACAATTCTCGCCTAGGTTCTTCAAACTATTTAAAAGAAGCTCAAATGATGACGTTGATGTCGTCGTTCAATCAGATTGTCCACAACAGTGCGAAAGGTAGGTCGTTAACTCTTTGAACTAAGATTATAACATACAAATTGAAACGAAGTTTGAACCGacattacatttttttttccagattgttAAACTGACATTACATATTCTTTTGTCTTGCAGTGATGATTCGATGATGTATGTTATCTACTACAtggaatgaaaaatgaaaaacggCTACTCCTTTGAAGGCAAAGATACTATTGGAGAGGAGATGGGCACAAGACGAATCAATCTGGCATATGAAATCCTAACTGATGAGAATAGCTGTTGGAAAGTTTGATGTGTTTAGGTTGTttagaaattttttattaatgtagttCATTTGgtagtacttttttttttgttgaactaTGTCTTCGCATACAGTTGTGATCCTTGGATTCGTCTTAATTAAAATATGAACTCTTTTACTGAAAAATGCATATGCTTCAATTTCATGATGGTTGTGTTTGAATATGTTAGCCAGAAATGATTAAATTTGCAGGTTGAAAATGTAACcaggcttggatgaaactggttacatcctagccTGTATAAAACTTCAATTTTTTTGTCAGATTGTAACcaggcttggatgaaactggttacatcaaaGCCTGTATAAAAACTGTTTTCAGAGTGTGCAggttgacaaaaaatagtttttctGTCCATATGTGATGGatgaaatccagtttcatcctggccaaaaatctcattttttccagaataggcaggatgaaactggttacatcctgtacAATTAAATTTGAATCTTCGCAAACATTCAAATTTTACAGTGAAAAACTGAAGGGAATGTACAATTAAACAATCAACATAAGACTAAAAGATATATACTAtaaaaatgaagagaaatacttgaaaaaataattccataagatatatttttatgaacaaaagaaacaatCCAAGGTAAATACTAGttgcaaaaatataattcaaGGTAAATGAATCTTAAATGTGCAACAAGAGGCTGCAGAGAAGAATAAACTAATAAAGGTATCATGGTTAAAAGCTAATAAAAGATATCATGGTAAAAAGCTACACAAAAGAAATGAAGCATGGAGATGTTCTTAAACAGGTACTTAACGTTGCTTTTTCGCAGGAGGATGAGGACACGTCGTCTTGTTATGATGTGCATGAGTATGGCAGTTACCGCACGTAATTGGTCTCTTGAAACTCGCACTACTTGTGTTAGGAATCCGCTTCTTCTTCGGGctaccatgtttttttcctaCGACAGTTGGTGGGTTCACGAGATCTCCAGTAGCAACATCAATAGGCTTGTCGTAATCAGGAATGGGCTTGATAGGACGATCATACGAAGCACGGAAGCTAGCAATGCTAAAATACGGATTAATGTACTCGTAAACATTGATGTTATTTGAATGCATACATGCAATAGCGTGATCACAAGGGAACTGCTCAGTAAACCAAACCCTACAGTTGCACTGAAACTTCGCAATATTAACAGCATGCGTGTGCTTTCCATCAAAAACTTCCCACTCCATGTCACCAGACTTGGTTATTCTCCACTGGACACCAGCACGAATGGAAGCCAACACTTTTTTCTCTAGCCTGGGACAAATGAATCCTTTATACGTCGCCCCCTTCCTCTTCCTTGTACTCATCTGTTCCATAATTTTAAGTCTGATCCAGTTAACAAGTGTTGAAATAGGCATaccttttgcttccttgatccaagAGTTAAAGGACTCTGCAATGTTTGAACACATGTCGCCGTAACGACAGCCCATACAATGTGCATTGGACCAACATTCCACTGAATCTCACTCAAGAAATTGTGAAGACCATCACATCTCATATCCTTCAACTTTTGCATACCCTGATCAAAGCCTTCATGAGTCGATGAATAGAAACATTCTTTGAACAAACCCATTGCAGCACAATGCTCTCCCTTTTTCTTGTTGGTCTTACTGCGGACATTATTCTTCAAATGCTGGTAACACCAAGCATGATAGAAAGTTGGGAAAACATCACAAATCCCTTGGATCAAACCCTCATGGCGATCCGAAATAAAAGTTAGTACACGAGGACCCAAGata
This portion of the Papaver somniferum cultivar HN1 chromosome 11, ASM357369v1, whole genome shotgun sequence genome encodes:
- the LOC113325206 gene encoding uncharacterized protein LOC113325206: MFHAAPKTSNVKGHLFLKAYNGEHKCCAGYSDGTKDDLVTRKLIKSLIFEKIEQNPDKKARDIVRELKSDYGLEKHDPGSRADLVVEGGEFKRIFPLAYGIVSAETVENWHWFLKKLESILGPRHLKNNVRSKTNKKKGEHCAAMGLFKECFYSSTHEGFDQGMQKLKDMRCDGLHNFLSEIQWNVGPMHIVWAVVTATCVQTLQSPLTLGSRKQKMSTRKRKGATYKGFICPRLEKKVLASIRAGVQWRITKSGDMEWEVFDGKHTHAVNIAKFQCNCRVWFTEQFPCDHAIACMHSNNINVYEYINPYFSIASFRASYDRPIKPIPDYDKPIDVATGDLVNPPTVVGKKHGSPKKKRIPNTSSASFKRPITCGNCHTHAHHNKTTCPHPPAKKQR